AGGTCAATATCGACGGTGAGGCCACAAAGTCAGGTGCTGCCCCAGCCGATTTGCCAGCGCTGGCACAGGCGGTAAACCAGTTGCCCAGACTCAAGCTGCGCGGCCTGATGGCCATACCCACCCCCTCCGATGACCCAACACAGCAACGGCAGGCCTTCGGGCGACTGGCGCAACTGATGACCGACACCAATCAACGCCAGGGACTCCAGATGGATACCCTGTCCATGGGCATGTCGGGCGACCTGGAAGCCGCCATCGCCGAGGGCGCCACCTGGGTCAGAGTGGGCACCGATATCTTTGGTGCACGGCAGTAAGATTTGCAATCCCCCCACTCGCCCCCACCTAGGCATAAGAAACCAGAGGAATACCATGTCTTATACCATCGGATTTATCGGCGCCGGCAACATGAGCGGCGCCATCATTGGCGGCATGATTGCCAAGGGCATAGCGCCGGAACGGATCATCGCCAGTAACCGCGGACGGGAAAAACTGGACGCATTGCAATCCAAATTCGGCATCCGCGTCGCGCAGGACAATCTGGAGGCGGCGCAAGCGGATGTGGTAGTGCTGTCGGTCAAACCCCAGATGATGAAGGCCGTGTGCGAGGCGCTGAAGCCAGGCCTTGGCCATAACCCTTTACTGGTTACCGTCGCCGCCGGGTTGGAAGTGAGCAGTTACCAACGCTGGCTGGGTGATCACATTGCACTGGTACGCTGCATGCCCAATACGCCGTCTCTGGTGGGCAAAGGCGCCAGTGGCCTGTACGCCAATGACAATGTATCGGCGGCCCAGCGGCAACAGGTGGAACAACTGATGCAATCCGTGGGCATCACTCAATGGGTGGAAAAAGAGTCCCTGATCAACGCGGTCATCGCCGTGGCCGGCTCGTCGCCGGCCTACTGTTTCCTGATCATGGAGGCGATGATTGAAGAGGGCGTGCGCCAGGGCCTGACCCATGCCGTCGCCAAAGCGCTCACCATTCAGGCGCTGGCCGGGGCCGCTGAACTGGCGGCGCAGTCTGACGTGGAAGTGGATGAGCTGAAACGCCGGGTCATGTCGCCCGGCGGTACCACCGAGCAGGCTATTTTTTCGCTCGAAGATGGTAACCTGCGGGAAATTTTCAGCCGCGCCATGCAACGCTGCGCCAACCGCGCCGACGAAATGGCCAAACAAATGGGAGAGCAATAAGGTGGGAACCCTGAGCCAGATTCTGATTTTCCTGCTGCAGGCATTGGGCGGGCTTTACCTGACGGTAGTGATTCTCCGGCTGATGCTGCAAATTGCCCGCGCGGATTTTTATAACCCCATTTCCCAGTTTGTGGTGAAAGCCACCAACCCGCTGCTGCTGCCGCTGCGCAAAGTGATTCCGGGCATCATGGGTGTGGATTTTGCGTCCATTGTGCTGGCGCTGTTGGTGGCCATGGCGCTGGGGCAGCTCACCCTGTTACTGGCCGGTTTCGGTATTGTGAATCCGTTTCACCTGCTCAGCTGGAGTGCCGTGGGCGTGCTCGCCGCGACCGCTAACCTGCTGTTCTGGGCACTGATTATTCTGGTCATTGCCAGCTGGGTGGCGCCCACCAGTTACAACCCGGCGCTGATGCTGATCCGCCAGTTGCTGGCACCGGTCATGACGCCTTTCCAGCGCCTGCTGCCGCCCATGGGTGGCCTGGACCTTAGCCCCATTCTGGTCATCCTGGTCCTGCAAGTGATCAGCAACTTCCTGATTCCCGCCTTTGCCCGCAGCCTGGGTATGCCAGGCGGTTTGTTTATGGGCGTTTGAGGCAAACTGCCGTTAAGCCACCACACTCCAGGCCAGCGTAGCGTTATACGCCACGTAAGCGCCCACCAACAACGCGCCCTGCCAGCGGTTGATCCCTCCGCGGCGGGCCCCGCGCCAGCACAGCACCGCCAGCGCGATCGTCAGCAGCACCATCACAACACTATCGCGCTGCACCACTATCGCAGACACCAGGTCTGGGTGGATCAGGCCGGCAATGCCCACCACCCCCAGGATATTGAATACGTTGGAGCCGATCACGTTGCCCACGGCCAGGTCGTGCTGGTTTTTGCGCACACTGGCGATGCTGGCGGCCAACTCCGGCAAACTGGTACCCAGGGCGACAATGGTCAGACCAATAATCAGCTCGCTTACACCCAGCCCCGTGGCAATTTCTGTGGCCGACCACACCAGCAGGCGCGAACTGGCCAACAACACCAGCAGACCAAAGCCCAACGCGACACCCGCTTTCGCCGGGCTTTGCTCGTGACTGATGGCGGCATCGGAATCCGCCGCCAGCGCATCGCCTGGCGACTGCACGGATTGCCAGATACCAAACGCGATGTAAGTCGCCAATGCCCCCAGCAACAGGACGGCGTCACCACGACCCAGAAACCCGTTGAGCAAAACCACCACGCCAATACCGGTAGCCAGCAACAGCAAGGGAATCTCCTGCTTCACCACTGTGGAGTGAATCGCAATGGGTGCCATCAATGCCGTCAGGCCCAGAATCAAGCCTACGTTGGCGATATTGGAGCCGATGGCATTGCCGAGCGCCAGATCGGGCTCGCCCTGCCAGGCGGCAATGGCGGACACCAGCATTTCTGGCGCTGAAGTACCAAAACCAACAATGAGAATGCCCACCAACAGTGGCGACATGCCCAGCAACTGGGCCACAGCTGCCGCGCCGTCAATAAACTTGTCTGCACTCCAGGTCAATAAAACCAGGCCTAATACCAATCCACCCAAGGCAATCAGCACAATTATTCCCCAATATAAAGATTCCGAATTCCGGCGCCATTGTAATGACCTGTTGGCTGAATGACAGACCTGCAGCGGCGCTTTCTTTACCGTTCAGTAATAAAAAACAACTAATAGATCCAATACGTTATAACCAAAACTTTGAACCTGCCACGCTTTGGGTTTAAATGGTGGGTTCAGATGTTTCAGTAGAGTCAGATTGACTGACCGCGACCCGGGTGCCCCATGGATCACGCTTCGCTCTATCGCCAGATCGCCGGCTTCCAACGCTGGAAGCAACAGCTGCACACGCAAGTGCAGGCATTTGTAAACTGGCTGGATGAACACAAAATCACCTCTAAGGCCGCCCGCCAGAGTCTGGCGCATGCGCGCAATATGCTGGCCGAAGATCAGTTTACCCTGGCACTGGTGGGCGAGTTTTCGCGCGGCAAAACCGAGCTGATCAACGCCCTGCTGTTTGGTGAATACGGCCACCGGCTGCTGCCGTCTCAACCCGGCCGCACCACCATGTGCCCCACCGAGATCTATCGCGACCCGGACGAGAAAAAAGGCTGCGTGCGGTTGCTGCCCATTGAAACCCGTCGCTCCAACGTGGCGCTGGCGGCGTTCAAGCGCATTCCGCAGAAGTGGGTCAGCTACGCGTTTGATCCTCACAATGCGGACCAGGTGGCCAAAGCCATGGCGCGCATTGCCGAAGTGAAGACCGTCAGCAGTGCCGAAGCTGAAGCCCTGGGCTTCGACGTGGACCGGCTGGCCCGTTCGCGCGACTCCGGCGACAAGGTGGAAATCCCGGTCTGGCGCCACGCGCTGGTGAGCCTGGATCACCCGTTGCTGGCGCGGGGTCTGCGCATTCTGGATACGCCGGGTCTCAATGCCCTGGGCAACGAGCCGGAATTGTCCCTGTCGACCCTGCCCAGCGCACAGGCCATGTTGTTCCTGCTCAGCGCGGATGCCGGTGTGACTGCGTCGGATATGGAAATCTGGAATGAGCACATCAATATCCTGCGCCACACCCAAAGCACGGAAGTCATCACCCTGCTGAACAAAATCGATGCCCTTTGGGACGATGTGCTGCCCCAGGAAGATGTGCTGCTGGCGATCCACAAAGTGCGCGAGACAACCGCGCGCCAACTGGGCCAACCGCTGGAACAAGTGCTGGCCGTGTCGGCCAAGCAGGCGCTGCTGGCGCGCGCGCACAACGACGCCACCACGCTCGCCCGCAGTCAGATGCCCAAACTGGAAAAGATCCTGTCGGAGAAACTCATCGACAGTCGTTCGCGCCTTGCCAGCCACCGCCTGATCAACGACCTGACCACCATCATGGACGACACCAGCAATCTGCTGCGCGAACGCCTGTATGCCGCCGATCAGGATCTGGCGCGGGTGGAAGCCGCACGCAATGAAGGCGAGCGCAAAGCCACCCTGGCTGGCCTGCGCACCAACATCAAGTGCATTCACCACAAATTCCACAAACAGAGCCTGTCACTCAAATCCAGCGAACGTTTGCTGTACGGCCAACGGGAAGACCTGCTGGCGCCCATTTCGCCCGATATCATCGACCAGCACATCCGCACTGCGCACGACGAATTCAGCCATAGCTGGCACACCTTTGGCGTCGGTTCGGCGGTGAACCAATTTTTTGAAAACCTGGAATACTGTCTGGCCAACGTGCTCGAACGTCTGGAGCAGGCCAACAAGGTGATGTACTCCATTTACCTGCGCGAAGACAGCAACGCCAACCCGGACCTGCTGCGCACCCATGAATTTGACATCCGCCGTCACCGCGCGCGCTTGAATATGTTGCGCACGCAGGGCCGCCAGTTTTCGCTCAGCCTTGGCAATCTGCTCGCCAGTAAGCACGCCCTGATGGATCGCTTCATGTGCACATTGGCGCAGGAAGCCCGCAAGCTGATGACAGAGCTGCGCACCGATATCGACAACTGGCTCAAGGACGCACTGGCACCGTTGAACCACCGCAATCTGTACCAGAAACAGCTGCTGGATCAGCAGTTATTGCAGCTGGCGAACCTGAACCTGCAGGAGCGTACCGACGATGAACAGGTGCAGATGCTGCGCAAGCAAATTGCCGGCTTTGAACAGGCGCTGATGGACCTGGATGCAATCATCAAAGCCACCAAAGCCCTGAAGCCCGCCAAAGACGAAGCCAGTGCCAAGGTGGTGAGCCTGCACAACCGCGCGGATAACAGCCAGGCCAGCTGAGGCACATGACCGCCCCTGTGCGGGCGGCTGGCCGTTAGCGGAAAAGGCCTGACGCGGCAGGTTTACCTTGCAACCTTGCGCAGGCGGTCAGGCCGCCTGCCGCCAGGTAACATTTGCAACAATTGGCATCGAACACACCATCCCTTAGACTTGCGGCCTCTCAACCATGCGGGAAGTCGCTTTTGTCTGCCTCAGTCGATTCACCCTTCGGTCCCGGTTCTGTCGGCCTGGTAACTCCCCAGTGCTTTCAGTACGACGCGCCCTTTACCCTGGCTTCAGGACGACAGCTGCCCGGGTTTGAGCTGGTGTACGAAACCTATGGCCAGCTCAACGCCGACGCCAGCAATGCCGTGCTTATTTGCCACGCCCTGTCGGGCACCCACCACGCTGCCGGTTATCACTCGGCCGATGACCGCAAGCCAGGCTGGTGGGACCACTACATCGGACCGGGCAAACCCATCGATACCAACCGGTTTTTTGTGGTGGCGTTGAACAACCTGGGCGGCTGTGCCGGTTCCACCGGGCCCACCAGTATCAACCCGGACACCGGCAAGCCCTGGGGGCCCGATTTCCCCATGCTGCGGGTGCGCGATTGGGTCAACTCCCAGAAGCTGCTCGCCACCCACCTGGGCATTCAGGTCTGGGCGGCCGTAGTGGGCGGCTCACTGGGTGGCATGCAGGCCATGCGGTGGGCACTGGAATACCCCGATCAGGTGCGCCATTGCGTGGTTATCGCCTCCGCCATGAAGCTGACCGCGCAGAATATTGCCTTTAATGAAACCGCGCGCCACGCCATCACCTCGGACCCCGAGTTCCACGACGGCGATTACCTGGCGCAGCAAACGAGCCCCAAACAAGGCCTGGCCACGGCGCGCATGATCGGCCACATCACTTACCTGAGCGGGGACGGTCTGGGCGAAAAATTCGGCCGCGAATTGCGCTCGGGCAGCTTTGCCCGGGGCCAGGACAGCCTGGTGGAATTTCAGGTGCAGAGTTACCTGCGTTACCAGGGCGATGTGTTCTCCGACAAGTTTGATGCCAACACCTATCTGCTGATGACCCGCGCACTGGATTATTTTGACCTGGCGCGCGAATACGGCGACGACCCCGTGGCGGCATTCAAAACCGCGCAGGCCCGTTTTCTGGTGGTGTCCTTCAGCACCGACTGGCGCTTTTCACCCGAACGTTCGCGTGAAATTGCATTGGCACTGATGAACGCCAACCGCTCCGTGTGCTATGCCGAGATCGAATCCAACTTCGGTCACGACGCGTTCCTGTTGCCCAGTGAGCGCTACGAAACCGTATTCCGCAATTTCATGAACACCATTGTGACGGAGGCACAGTCATGAGCCTGCGTATCGATCATTCCATTATTGAGTCCTGGGTCAAACCCGGCAGCCGGCTGCTGGATCTGGGCTGCGGCGACGGCAGCCTGCTGCAATTGCTGGCACAAAACCGGCAGGCAGAAGGGTACGGCGTTGAAATCGGCGAGGCTGAAATCAACGCCTGTATTGCGCGCGGCGTGAATGTGATTGAGCACAACCTGGACCGCGGCCTGACCCAGTTTTCCGACAAGAGCTTTGATCTGGTGATCATGACTCAGGCGCTGCAAACCATGCGCTTTCCGCACAAGGTGTTGGATGAAATGCTGCGGGTGGGGCGCGAGTGCATTGTCGCTTTCCCCAATTTCGGCCACTGGCGCGCGCGCTGGCACCTGGCCGTCAGCGGCCGCATGCCGGTGTCGGATATACTGCCCTACCAGTGGTACGACACACCCAACATTCACTTCTGCACCGTGCGCGACTTCGATGTGCTGTGTCGCGAGCAGGGCATTAAAGTCCTGCAACGGCAGGTGATAAACACCCAGGGGCCCAGTCGCTGGTGCGATATGATGCCGAACCTGCTGGCGGTGAATGCCGTATACCACCTGAGTCGATAACCAGGAGTCACACTATGCACCAGATTCTGATCTTGGCCTTCGCCCTCTTTCTGCCACTGGCAAGCGCACAGGCCCAACCAGAGCCGCCAGCGGCCAGAATCATTGAGCAGAAACCCTGGCAGGACCACGGTGATTACCGGGTTTTGATCAGTCATTTCAACAGTGACTTTTTACAGCCCGCCACCGCCAGTGCGCTCGGCCTGACACGGGCGGCAAACCAGGCCATCATCAACATTGCGGTGACCCGCAAAGGCGCCGATGGCTACTACAGCCTGGGCCTGCCGGCACAGGTGTGGGGTCACTCGGTGAACCTGATGCAACAACAGAAAACCCTCGACTTTGTGGAAGTGGCCGAGCAGACCGCCACCTACTACCTGGCGCCGGTCCGCATCACCAATGAAGAAGTGCTGCACTTTTCGCTGACCGTGCAGATCGATGATGTGAGCCTTCCGATCACCTTCACCCGGACCTTTTATGTCTCAGATTAAGCAACTGGTACTGGCCAGCAACAACGCCGGCAAGCTGGCCGAGTTGTCCGACATGCTCGCACCCTCACACATCGAAGTACTGCCGCAGTCGGCCTTCGACATCAGCGACGCCGACGAAACCGGCCTGTCGTTTGTGGAAAACGCGATACTCAAAGCCCGGCACGCAGCGCGCATCAGCGGTTTACCGGCACTGGCCGACGATTCGGGGCTGGCGGTGGATGCGCTGGGCGGGGCGCCCGGCATCTACTCGGCGCGCTATGCCGGTGAGCACGGCAATGATGCGGCCAACAATGCCAAATTGCTGCAGGCACTGGATGGCATCGAACACCGGTCTGCGCAATTTGTGTGTGCGCTGGCGCTGGTGCGCCACGCCGACGACCCCCTGCCAATCATCTGTGAAGGCCTGTGGCGCGGTCAGATCCTGACCACAGCGCGCGGCGATAACGGCTTTGGGTACGACCCGTTGTTTCAGCCCGACGGCATGACCTGCGCGTCGGCCGAACTCAGCAAAGCGCAAAAGAATGCCGTGTCGCACCGGGCCTTAGCATTGAAAGCGCTGGTCGCCCGTCTCGGTACCTGATGCTGCCGCCGCTGTCGCTGTACATCCACACGCCCTGGTGTGTGCGCAAATGCCCCTATTGTGATTTTAATTCGCACAAGGCCGCAGCCGGCCTGCCGGAGCAGGACTACCTTGCCGCGCTGAAACAGGATCTCGCGCGCGAATTGGCCGGGGTGCAGGGGCGCAAGCTCCGCTCGGTGTTCTTCGGCGGCGGCACACCCAGCCTGATGTCGGCCGGCTTTATCGGCGACATTCTGGCCGACGCCGAGCGGCAGATCGGCTTTGCACCGGGCGTGGAAATCACACTCGAGGCCAACCCCGGCACCGCCGAGCAAGCGCGATTTGAAGGCTATCGCGCCGCCGGCGTGAACCGCCTGAGCCTCGGCATCCAGAGCCTGAACCCGTTGCACCTTAAACACCTGGGCCGCATTCATTCGGCTGAGGAAGCCACCTCGGCGGTCAGCATGGCCCGGCGCGCCGGCTTCGACAATATCAATCTGGACTTCATGCACGGCCTGCCCGAGCAAAGCCCGGAGGACGCCTGCAACGACCTGCGCCAGGCCTTAGCGCTGGCCACCGAGCACCTGTCCTGGTACCAGCTGACCATCGAGCAGAATACCGAATACTACCGCCATCCCCCCACGCTGCCTGAAGACGACTCCCTGGCGGAGATTCAGGATCGCGGCAGTGAATTGTTGCAGGCCGCCGGCTTCCGGGCCTACGAAGTATCGGCCTGGAGTCAGCCCGGCAAAGCGTCAGTGCACAACCAGAATTACTGGACTTTTGGCGACTATATCGGCATTGGCGCCGGCGCCCACGGCAAAATCAGCTGGCCCACGGACACGGGCCTCAGCGTGAGCCGGCACTGGAAAACCCGGCTGCCCGAGCACTACCTCGCGCGCCTGCACCAACCGACGCCACAGGGTTTTGACGCCGGGCGCGAAACCGTGGCGGCCGATCAGCTGCCGCTGGAGTTCATGATGAATGCCCTGCGCCTGCACGCCGGCGTGGACGAAACCCTGTACGCTGAACGCACCGGCCTCAGTCTCGCGCCCTGGGCCGATACCCTGTCCGCGCTCAGACAACAGGGCCTGCTGCAACCCGACCGCCTGCAAACCACCGAACTCGGAGGCCGCTTCCTGAACCGGCTGCTCAGCGCCTTCGACCAGGCCCCACACAACCAATAACTGCTACACTGGGGCTAGCAGGCTGTTGAAAAACACCTGACAGACCGCCGACAGGCACAGACCAAGGACCCAACGGCATCCATGTTCAGTTTTTCCCGTTATCGGCGTGAAAACCCTATCGCGACCCGGCTGTTGGCGCTGATCATCCTCAGCAGCTCACTGATGGCGCTGATCGCCATTCTGTTCCAGCTGTACGTGAGCTTTCACGACGACATCGACGCCCTCAACAAGCGCCTGGATCAAGTGCGTATCTCTACTCTGCCCTCGATCACCAAAAGCCTGTGGGGATTCGACGAAGAGCAACTGAATGTGCAGATTCAGTCCGTACTTGAAGTAGAAGACGTGGCCCAGGTGACGGTGGTGTGGCGCGACTGGAATAACATGGACCAGGCCATGACCGCGAGCTCACTCAACCTGGACCTGGACAATCTGGAGCAAAGCAGCCGCGGCGTACTGGTGAAAGAATACCCGCTGATTTATTCCGACCCGAATACGCCCGAGCAGGAGCTGGGCACGCTCATCATCACCGCCAGCCTTAACTCGGTGTACAACAAATTATGGGAGCGGGCCGCCTACATCGGTGTGCTGCAAGGGACCAAAACCCTGCTCATCTCGCTGTTTATTCTGTGGTTGGTGCGCTCCCTGCTCACCCGCCATATGGAAACCATCGCCCAATACGCGCGCCAGCTGAGCCTCGACAACCTGAGTAAACCTCTGGCCCTGAAACGCAACAAGGATTCCGAGCAGCCGGACGAACTCGACAATGTGGTCAACGCCTTCAACCAGATGCGCACCTCACTGCTGGAAGACATTGAACAACGCCAGGCCATCGAGACCGCCCTGCTGACCGAAAAACAGCAGAAGCTGGAATCCGAGCGTCAGAAAGCCGTGGCCGAAACCGCGAACCGGGCCAAGAGCCAGTTCCTGGCCACCATGAGCCATGAAATCCGCACCCCCATGAACGGGGTGATCGGCATGGTCGAGCTATTGCGCGACACGCCGCTCAACGCAACCCAACAACATTATCTGGACGTGATTCACCGCTCCGGCGAAACACTCATCGATATCATCAACGACATTCTCGATTACTCCAAAATCGAAGCCGGCAAAATGGAGCTGGAGTCGGCACCCTTCAATCTGGAAGACCTGGTAGAAGATTGTGTGCAGCTGTTCGGCGCCACCGCCAACAAACGTCACATCGAATTGATCGGCAGCGTCAGCCCAACCACGCCGCTGAATCTGATGGGCGATCCGACCCGCTTGCGGCAGTTGCTGATTAATCTGATTGGCAATGCCTTTAAATTCACCAGCGAAGGTTACGTCATCGTTGAAGCGCGCCGGGAAGAAAATTCCGACCCGGATCAACCCACCATCCGCTTCTCTATCCGCGACAGCGGCATCGGTATCAACGACGAGGGCATGGCGCGGCTGTTTCAATCTTTCAGCCAGGCCGACAGTTCCACCACACGCAAATTCGGCGGCACCGGTCTTGGGCTGGCAATCTGCAAACGCCTGGCGGAAATGATGGGTGGTGAAATTGGCGTGGTCTCCACCGAAGGCAAAGGATCCACTTTCTGGTTTACCGCCCGCTTCCAGCGCGAACAAATCAAACTGCCCGCCAAATCGAACACCTCGGGCGGCGCGCTGGCCGGCAAACGCCTGCTGGTGGTGGAAGACAACATTTATCTGGCTGACATTATCAGCCACCACTGCAAAAGCTGGGGCATTCACGTCTTTATCGCAGACTCCGAATCCGCGCTGGATCATCTGCTGGCAGACAACCACGCCGCCGGCTTTGACTTCGCGTACCTGGATTACGAAATGCCCGATGTGGACGTGTTGGCGTTGAGTAAAAAAATCCAGCACTACCGCGACGCGCCGGTGCCTACGGCCATGCAGATTGGTTCTGACATCATGCCCGAGTCCGAGCAACTACAAGCCGCGGGCATTGCTGAAGTCCGCCGCAAACCAGTGACACCGAAAAAACTCAAGCAAGCGCTGTCGGGTCTGCTGGGTATCGACACCGGACATGCGGAAGCCAGCGTCAAGGAAAACAATCTAAAACTCTACAGCCATTTGAAAGTACTGGTTGCAGAAGACAACAATGTCAACCGCATGGTGATCAAGGGCATGCTGGGCAAGTTTGGTATCGAGCCTGAAATGGTGGAAAACGGCAAACTGGCCTTTGAAGCTGTCACCGCCCCCGACGCCGATTTCGACCTGGTGCTGATGGATTGCGAAATGCCCGAGATGGACGGATTTGAAGCCACGCGCTGCATCCGCGAGTACGAGCGCCGCAACATGCTGCCCGACACCCTGATCGTTGCACTCACCGCACATGCCATGCAGGAGCATCGCGAGGCCGTCTACCAGGCCGGCATGAACCACTACATGAGCAAACCCGTGACCGTGGATGCGCTCAAAAATGCGTTCGAAAAAACCGGGCTGTTAAAGACCGCCGCTCAGGCCATGAGCTGATCACTGGTCACCAACTCGGCGTATTCACAGGCCAGATTGGCGCAAAAAATGTCATGCACTTGCTGCGCTGACACCATGTCCCCCGACGGCAGCGCCAAAGGAAATGCAGCGCAGCCATCGGTTACCAACCTAACAGCGTATCCCAACGCCCGCGCGTGCCTGACGGTTGCATCCACTGAATGATTGGTGGTTACACCACAAATCACCAGTTTATCGCACCGCAGTTGTTTCAGTTCCGCGTGCAGCGATGTGTTCACAAAGCCGCTGTTTTCCCGC
This region of Simiduia agarivorans SA1 = DSM 21679 genomic DNA includes:
- a CDS encoding response regulator; this encodes MFSFSRYRRENPIATRLLALIILSSSLMALIAILFQLYVSFHDDIDALNKRLDQVRISTLPSITKSLWGFDEEQLNVQIQSVLEVEDVAQVTVVWRDWNNMDQAMTASSLNLDLDNLEQSSRGVLVKEYPLIYSDPNTPEQELGTLIITASLNSVYNKLWERAAYIGVLQGTKTLLISLFILWLVRSLLTRHMETIAQYARQLSLDNLSKPLALKRNKDSEQPDELDNVVNAFNQMRTSLLEDIEQRQAIETALLTEKQQKLESERQKAVAETANRAKSQFLATMSHEIRTPMNGVIGMVELLRDTPLNATQQHYLDVIHRSGETLIDIINDILDYSKIEAGKMELESAPFNLEDLVEDCVQLFGATANKRHIELIGSVSPTTPLNLMGDPTRLRQLLINLIGNAFKFTSEGYVIVEARREENSDPDQPTIRFSIRDSGIGINDEGMARLFQSFSQADSSTTRKFGGTGLGLAICKRLAEMMGGEIGVVSTEGKGSTFWFTARFQREQIKLPAKSNTSGGALAGKRLLVVEDNIYLADIISHHCKSWGIHVFIADSESALDHLLADNHAAGFDFAYLDYEMPDVDVLALSKKIQHYRDAPVPTAMQIGSDIMPESEQLQAAGIAEVRRKPVTPKKLKQALSGLLGIDTGHAEASVKENNLKLYSHLKVLVAEDNNVNRMVIKGMLGKFGIEPEMVENGKLAFEAVTAPDADFDLVLMDCEMPEMDGFEATRCIREYERRNMLPDTLIVALTAHAMQEHREAVYQAGMNHYMSKPVTVDALKNAFEKTGLLKTAAQAMS
- a CDS encoding isochorismatase family protein codes for the protein MNWIQAALVIIDVQKAIDADYWHKQGARNNPEAEQVIARLLEYWRSRHWPIVHVRHSSHSPESAYHARSPGFAFKLKVQTGVKELVVTKRENSGFVNTSLHAELKQLRCDKLVICGVTTNHSVDATVRHARALGYAVRLVTDGCAAFPLALPSGDMVSAQQVHDIFCANLACEYAELVTSDQLMA